One part of the Thiothrix nivea DSM 5205 genome encodes these proteins:
- a CDS encoding M48 family metallopeptidase: MQTFTYLFLAFLLAATLVQVYLSLRQKQHVSQHRGGVPDAFAGKISLAEHQKAADYTLAKGGLGRIDLLVGVFILLAWTLGGGLEWLDNQWRSLGWNGLYTGTAVIISMMLVGSLLDLPMSLYRTFVLEERFGFNKMTAATFVVDMLKGAALALVIGVPLVMLILWLMESAGSLWWLYAWAALTAFSLLMTWAYPKFIAPLFNKFSPLEEGEVAERINALLARTGFNSKGVFVMDGSRRSAHGNAYFTGFGKNKRIVFFDTLLKHLTPAQVEAVLAHELGHFKRKHIVKGMALSMAMTLAGFFILAWLMRQEWFYTALGVSQASTYMALLLFVLVSPAFTFFIGPIMAWWSRKHEFEADEFAAQQSSSTELIAALVGLYKENASTLTPDPLYSAFYDSHPPAMIRIAHLQQQT; encoded by the coding sequence ATGCAAACATTCACCTACCTCTTTCTGGCTTTCCTGCTGGCAGCAACGCTGGTGCAAGTTTACCTGTCGCTGCGGCAGAAACAGCACGTGAGCCAGCACCGTGGAGGCGTCCCCGATGCCTTTGCGGGCAAGATTTCGCTGGCGGAACACCAGAAAGCCGCCGATTACACCCTCGCCAAGGGCGGGTTGGGGCGCATTGACCTGCTGGTGGGCGTATTCATCCTGCTGGCGTGGACGCTGGGCGGTGGGCTGGAGTGGCTCGACAACCAGTGGCGCAGCCTCGGTTGGAACGGGCTGTACACCGGCACTGCTGTCATCATCAGCATGATGCTGGTCGGCAGCCTGCTGGACTTGCCAATGTCGCTGTACCGCACTTTTGTGCTGGAAGAACGCTTCGGTTTCAACAAAATGACTGCCGCCACCTTTGTCGTCGACATGCTGAAAGGTGCGGCACTGGCGCTGGTGATCGGCGTGCCGCTGGTGATGTTGATCCTGTGGCTGATGGAATCAGCGGGCAGCCTGTGGTGGCTGTACGCTTGGGCGGCGCTGACGGCGTTTTCCCTGCTGATGACCTGGGCTTACCCCAAATTCATCGCCCCGCTGTTCAACAAGTTCAGCCCGCTGGAAGAAGGTGAAGTGGCCGAGCGCATCAACGCCCTGCTGGCACGCACCGGTTTCAACAGTAAGGGCGTGTTCGTGATGGATGGTTCGCGCCGCTCCGCCCATGGCAACGCCTACTTCACCGGCTTCGGCAAGAACAAGCGCATCGTGTTTTTCGATACCTTGCTCAAGCACCTGACCCCCGCGCAGGTGGAAGCGGTGCTGGCGCATGAACTGGGGCATTTCAAACGCAAGCACATCGTCAAGGGCATGGCATTGTCGATGGCCATGACGCTGGCGGGTTTCTTCATCCTGGCGTGGCTGATGCGCCAGGAATGGTTCTATACTGCATTGGGTGTCAGCCAGGCTTCCACCTACATGGCCTTGTTGTTGTTCGTGCTGGTCAGCCCGGCGTTTACGTTTTTCATCGGCCCGATCATGGCCTGGTGGTCGCGCAAGCATGAGTTCGAAGCGGATGAGTTCGCGGCGCAACAGTCCAGCAGCACGGAACTGATTGCCGCCCTGGTGGGTCTTTATAAGGAGAATGCGAGTACGCTGACACCTGATCCGTTGTACTCGGCATTCTACGATTCGCATCCGCCAGCCATGATACGGATTGCGCATTTACAACAACAAACCTGA
- a CDS encoding methyltransferase family protein, translated as MNALQLKIPPPVYLLAFLGLMWLLHKWLPLLHLIPSPWNMAGPVLVGLALLTDFWSLELFFRAHTTFNPMHPERTKALVTTGPYRRTRNPMYAGMLVILTGWGIYLGSFSPFLLLPLFVRVLNVQQILPEEKILEQTFGDAYREYKARVPRWFW; from the coding sequence ATGAATGCGCTGCAACTCAAAATTCCACCGCCGGTTTACCTGCTGGCCTTCCTGGGCCTGATGTGGCTGTTGCATAAGTGGTTACCGTTATTGCACCTGATTCCATCGCCCTGGAACATGGCCGGGCCAGTGCTGGTCGGCCTCGCCCTGTTGACGGATTTCTGGTCGCTGGAACTGTTTTTCCGCGCCCACACCACCTTCAACCCCATGCACCCGGAACGCACCAAGGCATTGGTGACCACCGGCCCCTACCGCCGAACCCGCAACCCGATGTACGCGGGGATGCTGGTTATCCTCACCGGTTGGGGCATTTACCTCGGCAGTTTCAGCCCGTTCCTTCTGTTGCCGCTGTTCGTGCGGGTACTGAACGTGCAACAAATTCTCCCCGAGGAAAAAATTCTGGAACAAACGTTTGGCGATGCGTATCGTGAATACAAGGCGCGGGTTCCCCGCTGGTTTTGGTAA
- the rsgA gene encoding ribosome small subunit-dependent GTPase A, giving the protein MTENTPFTPSSGNGQVITRFGAEVLVETDQGEVLRCTARRKFEHIACGDHVVWEQQAQGNAAVTAMLPRKNVLERPDFRGKPRAIAANIDLLIVVTSWQPAPVWEMLDRYLIAAHRLAADVLLVMNKADRRDACATPEAEACLAEYAHIGYPLLHISARQQQGVEAILTAIGQRTAIVVGQSGVGKSSIAAQLLPQADIRIGAIADTGEGRHTTTSATLYHLPNGGVLIDSPGVRDFGLTGLDFATLEAGFPEFRPYLGECRFHNCTHNHEPGCAVKAAAGSGDIPARRFARYRGLLP; this is encoded by the coding sequence ATGACGGAAAACACCCCTTTTACCCCCTCCTCCGGCAACGGGCAGGTCATCACCCGGTTTGGCGCTGAAGTACTGGTTGAAACAGACCAGGGCGAGGTCTTGCGCTGCACTGCCCGCCGCAAGTTTGAACACATTGCCTGTGGCGACCATGTTGTCTGGGAACAACAGGCACAAGGCAACGCCGCCGTCACCGCCATGCTGCCACGCAAAAACGTGCTGGAACGCCCCGATTTCCGTGGCAAACCGCGCGCCATCGCCGCCAACATCGACCTGCTGATCGTTGTCACCAGTTGGCAACCCGCCCCGGTATGGGAAATGCTCGACCGTTACCTGATTGCCGCCCACCGGCTGGCTGCCGATGTGCTGCTGGTGATGAACAAGGCCGATAGGCGCGATGCCTGCGCCACACCCGAAGCAGAAGCTTGTCTGGCGGAATACGCCCACATCGGTTACCCGCTCCTGCACATCTCGGCACGCCAGCAGCAAGGGGTGGAAGCCATCCTTACTGCCATTGGCCAGCGCACCGCCATCGTGGTGGGGCAATCCGGCGTGGGCAAATCGTCCATTGCCGCGCAGTTGTTGCCGCAGGCGGACATCCGCATCGGCGCGATTGCCGACACCGGCGAAGGCCGCCACACCACTACCTCCGCCACCCTTTACCACCTGCCTAACGGGGGGGTGCTGATCGACTCGCCGGGGGTGCGCGATTTCGGCCTGACGGGGTTGGATTTCGCTACGCTGGAAGCCGGTTTTCCAGAATTCCGCCCCTACCTGGGGGAATGCCGTTTCCACAACTGCACCCACAACCATGAGCCGGGTTGCGCCGTCAAGGCGGCGGCTGGTAGTGGGGACATTCCCGCCCGGCGCTTTGCCCGTTACCGGGGTTTGCTGCCATGA
- the pdxH gene encoding pyridoxamine 5'-phosphate oxidase, whose amino-acid sequence MDIASLRREYTQAGLHRDTLNPNPYQQFSLWLQQAIEAEVLEPTAMQVATASAAGKPTLRTVLLKSFDANGFVFYTNYHSQKAQQITENPQVALLLFWKELERQVEITGRAEKIPTLESLRYFATRPRGSQLGAWVSAQSSIITSRKLLELKLDEMKRKFSAGEIPLPDFWGGYRVVPDSIEFWQGRPNRLHDRFEYRRAADGWEIGRLSP is encoded by the coding sequence ATGGATATAGCCTCTTTACGCCGTGAATACACCCAGGCCGGTTTGCACCGCGACACCCTCAACCCCAACCCCTACCAGCAGTTCAGCCTGTGGCTGCAACAGGCCATCGAGGCCGAGGTGCTGGAGCCTACCGCCATGCAGGTGGCAACCGCTTCCGCGGCAGGTAAACCCACCCTGCGCACGGTGCTGCTGAAATCCTTCGACGCCAACGGTTTTGTTTTCTACACCAACTACCACAGCCAGAAAGCGCAACAGATCACCGAAAACCCCCAAGTCGCCCTGCTGCTGTTCTGGAAGGAACTGGAGCGGCAGGTGGAAATCACCGGGCGGGCAGAAAAAATCCCCACCCTGGAATCGCTGCGCTACTTCGCCACCCGCCCGCGCGGCAGCCAGTTGGGCGCATGGGTATCGGCGCAAAGTTCCATCATCACCTCGCGCAAACTGCTGGAACTGAAGCTGGATGAAATGAAACGCAAGTTCAGCGCGGGCGAGATTCCCTTGCCCGATTTCTGGGGTGGCTACCGCGTGGTTCCCGACAGCATCGAATTCTGGCAAGGCCGCCCCAACCGCCTGCATGACCGTTTTGAATACAGACGCGCGGCGGATGGCTGGGAAATCGGCAGGTTGTCGCCATGA
- a CDS encoding AAA family ATPase, translated as MTTAAPQLIQATLAQLNKVIHGKEQQVKLALTCLLANGHLLLEDLPGMGKTTLAHALAQVCGLEYKRVQFTSDLLPADLIGAAVFEPQAGKFRFHPGPVFSQVFLADELNRATPKAQSALLEAMEERQVSVDGVTHTLPAPFFVIATQNPHSQSGTFPLPESQLDRFLLRISLGYPDPAAERSLLQGRNGRALLASLQQVLNEGRLKGLQSLVPQVKMSDTLLDYVQRLIAYTRQTDVCHLGLSPRGALALVKSAQAWALLQGRGHVLPEDVQAVFVAVAGHRIIGRQETQGEQLARHILAKVDVVGNGHG; from the coding sequence ATGACAACCGCAGCCCCCCAACTGATCCAGGCGACGCTGGCGCAGTTGAACAAAGTCATCCACGGCAAGGAACAGCAGGTCAAGTTGGCGCTCACCTGTTTGCTGGCTAACGGCCACCTGCTGCTGGAAGATCTGCCCGGCATGGGCAAAACCACCCTCGCGCACGCCCTCGCCCAGGTTTGTGGGCTGGAATACAAGCGTGTCCAGTTCACCAGCGACCTATTGCCCGCCGACCTGATTGGCGCGGCAGTGTTTGAGCCGCAGGCTGGCAAATTCCGTTTCCACCCCGGCCCGGTGTTCAGCCAGGTGTTTCTGGCCGATGAACTCAACCGCGCCACCCCCAAGGCGCAAAGCGCGCTGCTGGAGGCGATGGAAGAGCGCCAGGTCAGCGTGGATGGCGTTACCCATACCCTGCCCGCGCCGTTTTTCGTCATCGCCACCCAGAACCCGCACAGCCAGTCCGGCACTTTCCCGCTGCCGGAATCGCAGCTTGACCGCTTCCTGTTGCGCATTTCTCTGGGCTACCCCGACCCGGCGGCGGAGCGCAGCCTGTTACAGGGGCGTAACGGACGGGCGCTGCTGGCCAGTTTGCAACAAGTGTTGAACGAAGGTCGCCTGAAGGGTCTGCAATCACTGGTTCCACAAGTCAAAATGAGCGACACGCTGCTGGATTACGTACAGCGCCTGATCGCCTATACCCGCCAAACCGATGTCTGCCATCTGGGGCTGTCGCCGCGCGGCGCACTGGCCCTGGTGAAAAGCGCGCAAGCCTGGGCCTTGCTGCAAGGGCGTGGGCATGTGCTGCCGGAAGACGTGCAGGCGGTATTCGTTGCCGTCGCCGGGCATCGCATTATCGGCAGGCAGGAAACCCAGGGCGAACAGCTCGCCCGGCACATCCTCGCCAAGGTGGATGTGGTCGGCAATGGTCATGGTTGA
- a CDS encoding DUF58 domain-containing protein has translation MVDTWRMQLDGWLRQRLASTHETTLNQRRVFIVPSKTALALLAMIALLFLLGVNFQNSLVYGICFWLLALLLLNIFYTWRNLAGLTLTAIGVEPCFAGEKAVLEVALSRPGQQPRFAIELDWPGQDHTQTNLVTTQTQRVKLSHDAGERGRFRPPRLRVSTRYPTGLAVAWSYVYPAVQGLVYPKPVDKAFDPNGNQQGAATEDGVEIPGGSSDFSGVRGYQQGDAPKRIHWKKFAQTGELYTKTFVDYASHDLWLDWDGLPMPGVEIRLSHLCRRVLDFHQEQRQFGLKLPGVVIEPGKGEAHKARCLQALALFGVADG, from the coding sequence ATGGTTGACACCTGGCGGATGCAACTGGACGGCTGGTTGCGGCAACGCCTAGCCTCCACGCACGAAACCACCCTCAACCAGCGGCGGGTCTTCATCGTCCCCAGCAAAACCGCGCTGGCGCTGCTGGCCATGATTGCCCTGCTGTTCCTGTTAGGCGTCAATTTCCAGAATTCGCTAGTGTACGGCATCTGCTTCTGGCTGCTGGCCTTGCTGCTGTTGAACATCTTTTACACCTGGCGCAACCTGGCTGGCCTGACCCTGACCGCAATTGGGGTGGAACCCTGTTTCGCCGGGGAAAAGGCGGTGCTGGAAGTGGCGCTGAGCCGCCCCGGCCAGCAGCCGCGTTTCGCCATCGAACTCGACTGGCCGGGGCAAGATCATACGCAAACCAATCTGGTAACAACCCAAACCCAGCGGGTGAAACTGTCGCACGACGCAGGGGAACGCGGGCGCTTCCGTCCACCGCGCCTGCGGGTATCGACCCGCTACCCGACCGGGCTGGCGGTGGCGTGGTCGTATGTGTACCCGGCGGTGCAGGGGCTGGTTTACCCCAAACCGGTGGACAAGGCTTTCGACCCCAACGGCAACCAGCAGGGCGCGGCCACCGAGGATGGGGTGGAAATTCCCGGTGGCAGCAGCGATTTCAGCGGCGTGCGCGGCTACCAGCAGGGTGATGCCCCCAAGCGTATCCATTGGAAAAAGTTTGCCCAAACCGGTGAGTTGTATACCAAGACCTTCGTCGATTACGCCAGTCATGATTTGTGGCTGGACTGGGATGGCCTGCCAATGCCGGGGGTAGAAATCCGCCTATCACACCTGTGCCGCAGGGTGCTGGATTTTCATCAGGAACAGCGCCAGTTCGGCCTGAAACTGCCGGGTGTCGTGATCGAACCGGGTAAGGGCGAGGCGCACAAGGCGCGTTGCTTGCAGGCGCTGGCGCTATTCGGGGTGGCGGATGGGTAG
- a CDS encoding precorrin-8X methylmutase: MINYLRDPERIRQQNYDRIRELAPLDGFTLDQQQIVIQMVRAYGDPELANHVRFSENAISAARKAIKKRNNLLYDIELVKHALDGSLLYQEPLSFLGKASVISLAKTSKQTRAMTAVDCWRPYLAGSIVLIGQSATSLFRLLEILKEGAPPPALVIGAARGFVNAEPAKQMLWDLREELGLECIVVGGTHGGGVLAAVAMNALLMMQQGIYI, translated from the coding sequence ATGATCAATTACCTGCGCGACCCGGAACGCATCCGCCAGCAGAATTACGACAGAATCCGTGAACTCGCACCGCTGGACGGTTTCACCCTCGACCAGCAGCAGATCGTCATCCAGATGGTGCGTGCCTACGGCGACCCGGAACTGGCCAACCATGTGCGCTTTTCTGAAAATGCCATCAGCGCTGCCCGCAAGGCCATCAAGAAGCGCAACAACCTGCTGTACGACATCGAGCTGGTCAAACATGCGCTGGACGGCAGCTTGCTGTATCAGGAACCGTTGAGCTTCCTTGGCAAGGCGTCCGTTATTTCCCTTGCCAAAACCAGCAAGCAGACCCGCGCGATGACGGCGGTGGATTGTTGGAGACCCTATTTGGCAGGCAGTATCGTGCTGATCGGGCAATCCGCCACGTCCCTGTTCCGGTTGCTGGAAATCCTCAAGGAAGGCGCTCCCCCGCCAGCCCTGGTGATTGGCGCGGCGCGCGGCTTTGTCAATGCCGAACCCGCCAAACAGATGCTGTGGGATCTGCGTGAGGAACTTGGCCTGGAATGCATCGTAGTCGGCGGCACGCACGGCGGTGGCGTGCTGGCGGCGGTTGCCATGAATGCCCTGCTGATGATGCAACAGGGCATTTACATCTGA
- a CDS encoding DUF808 domain-containing protein — translation MATGSLLALLDDITTVLDDISLMTKVAAKKTAGVLGDDLALNAEQVSGVRAERELPVVWAVTKGSLLNKLILVPVALLMSAFAPWLITPLLMLGGAYLCFEGFEKLAHAFLHSAAEDHAEHDKLIEAASDPEVDMVAFEKDKIKGAIRTDFILSAEIIVIALGTVKDAPFAMQVAVVSGIAFVMTLGVYGLVAAIVKLDDMGFYLIRDKASAFKQALGRGLLVFAPWLMKALSVVGTAAMFLVGGGILLHGIPHSHDFFHGAELFLHQVGWVGGALAAISPVVLNGLFGVLAGAIVLAVVTPVTALVGKFRQTS, via the coding sequence ATGGCCACTGGCAGTCTGTTAGCCTTACTCGACGACATTACCACTGTCCTTGATGACATTTCCCTCATGACCAAAGTGGCAGCCAAAAAGACTGCGGGCGTGCTGGGCGACGATCTGGCGCTGAATGCCGAACAGGTATCCGGCGTGCGGGCGGAACGCGAACTGCCGGTTGTTTGGGCTGTCACCAAAGGCTCCCTGCTCAACAAGCTTATCCTGGTGCCGGTTGCCCTGCTGATGAGCGCGTTTGCGCCATGGCTCATCACCCCGCTGCTGATGCTTGGCGGCGCTTACCTGTGCTTTGAAGGCTTTGAAAAACTGGCACATGCTTTCCTGCATAGCGCGGCGGAAGACCATGCCGAACACGACAAGCTTATCGAGGCCGCCAGCGACCCGGAAGTGGATATGGTTGCGTTCGAGAAAGACAAGATCAAAGGCGCGATCCGCACCGATTTTATCCTGTCAGCCGAAATCATTGTGATTGCTTTGGGCACAGTGAAAGATGCCCCGTTCGCCATGCAGGTGGCTGTGGTTTCCGGTATTGCCTTTGTCATGACGCTAGGGGTGTATGGGCTGGTGGCAGCCATTGTCAAACTGGATGACATGGGTTTTTACCTGATCAGGGATAAGGCTTCTGCCTTCAAACAAGCGCTGGGGCGTGGCCTGCTGGTGTTTGCGCCGTGGTTGATGAAAGCCTTGTCGGTGGTAGGCACGGCGGCGATGTTCCTGGTAGGTGGTGGCATCCTGTTGCACGGCATCCCGCATTCGCATGACTTTTTTCATGGTGCGGAACTGTTCCTGCATCAGGTGGGCTGGGTCGGAGGCGCACTGGCGGCCATCAGCCCGGTAGTGCTGAACGGGCTGTTCGGTGTGCTGGCGGGGGCTATCGTGCTGGCCGTGGTTACGCCGGTTACGGCATTGGTTGGCAAATTCCGCCAGACTAGCTGA
- a CDS encoding DUF3298 and DUF4163 domain-containing protein — MLARIMVYVAGLLLLAGCKLELPNLGGGISGPLKVERVEFQRAGGPKCPTESADVTSENIRCASLRVTYPKVLEAGNPAAVTVLNQFIQSQLLEYSDPDGKQPATLDELATMFVNDYNAVPEAMGLWEMERHVEVSFAADHLATLNYSESGYTGGAHPFSGQRYFVLDLDSGKQLTLKDLLAAGYEEALNEAGERAFRKARNLPSDASLEEAGFWFANNLFKVNTNFGVMGNGLAFVFNPYEVAPYAMGPTEFTIRYNDIDSLIPAGSLLAPVAR, encoded by the coding sequence ATGTTGGCAAGGATAATGGTATACGTGGCCGGTCTGCTGTTGTTGGCCGGTTGCAAACTGGAACTCCCGAACCTGGGGGGCGGCATTTCCGGCCCGCTGAAAGTGGAAAGGGTGGAATTCCAGCGTGCGGGCGGCCCCAAATGCCCGACGGAGAGCGCGGATGTCACCTCGGAAAACATCCGCTGCGCCAGCCTGCGCGTCACTTATCCCAAGGTGTTGGAAGCGGGCAACCCGGCAGCAGTGACTGTGCTTAACCAGTTCATCCAGTCGCAATTGCTGGAATACAGCGACCCTGACGGCAAACAGCCCGCCACCCTGGATGAACTTGCCACCATGTTCGTCAACGACTACAACGCTGTGCCCGAAGCGATGGGTTTATGGGAAATGGAACGCCATGTTGAGGTCAGCTTTGCCGCCGACCACCTCGCCACATTGAATTACAGCGAATCCGGTTACACTGGCGGCGCGCACCCGTTCAGCGGGCAGCGTTATTTTGTACTGGATCTGGACAGCGGCAAGCAACTGACGCTGAAAGATCTGCTGGCAGCGGGTTATGAGGAAGCCTTGAACGAGGCTGGCGAACGCGCTTTCCGCAAGGCACGCAACCTGCCATCGGATGCCAGTTTGGAAGAGGCCGGATTCTGGTTTGCCAACAACCTGTTCAAGGTCAACACCAATTTCGGGGTCATGGGCAATGGGCTGGCATTCGTGTTTAATCCTTACGAAGTCGCGCCGTATGCGATGGGGCCGACGGAATTCACCATCCGCTACAACGACATCGACAGCCTGATCCCCGCTGGCAGCCTGCTGGCGCCGGTTGCCCGATGA
- the orn gene encoding oligoribonuclease has product MSINQENLIWIDLEMTGLDAFNDVIIEIATIVTDKHLHILAEGPVIAIHQPAATLAKMDDWNQKQHGGSGLVKRVQESTWTEAQAEQATLEFLKQYVPAGASPMCGNTICQDRRFLARHMPTLEKFFHYRHLDVSTLKELANRWRPGLADGFKKESRHLALNDIQDSIDELKYYRQHFIRLE; this is encoded by the coding sequence ATGAGCATTAATCAGGAAAATTTGATCTGGATCGATCTGGAAATGACCGGGTTGGACGCCTTCAATGATGTCATTATCGAAATTGCCACCATCGTTACCGACAAGCATTTGCATATCCTGGCGGAAGGGCCGGTGATTGCCATCCACCAGCCAGCAGCAACCCTGGCGAAAATGGACGACTGGAACCAGAAACAGCACGGCGGTTCCGGGCTGGTCAAGCGGGTGCAGGAAAGTACCTGGACGGAGGCACAGGCGGAACAGGCCACGCTGGAATTCCTCAAACAATACGTCCCGGCGGGCGCATCACCGATGTGCGGCAACACCATCTGTCAGGATCGGCGTTTCCTCGCCCGCCATATGCCGACACTGGAAAAGTTCTTCCACTACCGCCACCTGGATGTCAGCACCCTGAAAGAGCTGGCCAACCGCTGGCGGCCTGGCCTGGCGGACGGGTTCAAGAAGGAATCCCGGCATCTGGCGCTGAACGACATCCAGGATTCCATCGACGAGCTGAAATATTACCGGCAGCATTTCATCCGGCTGGAGTAG
- a CDS encoding transglutaminase TgpA family protein, producing the protein MGSKGEGGNNFITYTGMIWLLAAQLAVMLPFMFDLPIWLVPVLLFTAGWRLRVLAGLSSQPGNVTKVALVGLGLGGLLLSGLKFPSLDAMAALLLLGFAFKSLEVLQRRDAIVVIFIGYFLVALQFLYTQSMLAALYGFLSMVVLTGALVGAQQSVVEFSTGQNVRFNLRLALFMLLQCLPLMVVIFVFAPRLPPLWSLPLSTGQAKTGITDHMAPGDIEKLGKSDELAFRVTFKGQRPAQHELYWRGLVLNHFDGREWRQFEQDYDLPALRGALHTSYRWRPGNVQAQGEAIAYEAIYEKTGQPWLFTLTPAMQVEGEVMQGADYRVMARQELQAPFLLKAVSYPQALRDVQLDPYLRRLALLLPASGDARSRDLARRLWQETGNPQAYLAKVLERFHTRGYEYTLNPPTLGDSDTIDGFLFDSQRGFCAHYAGSFVFLMRAVGIPARVVVGYQGGEWNEAGQYLAVHQYDAHAWAEVWLPETGWQRVDPTTVVAPSRAEQGLEAAVQAEGSFLADSPFSTRKIAWLNGVRQQLDAVQYGWRRWVLGYDQEEQAALLKSMLGSLSVVKVALLAGSLFSAIAISWLVLLGMARRRPREALEHRLYRQFCAALAKRGVQRSPGDAPGVFADEAAAALPRLADSIREFTQVYEGICYAPDATARASTRQLKALLRKLS; encoded by the coding sequence ATGGGTAGCAAGGGGGAAGGGGGCAATAACTTCATCACCTACACCGGTATGATCTGGCTGCTGGCGGCACAACTGGCGGTGATGCTGCCCTTCATGTTCGACCTGCCCATCTGGCTGGTGCCGGTGCTGCTGTTCACGGCGGGCTGGCGCTTGCGGGTGCTGGCGGGCTTGTCCAGCCAGCCGGGGAATGTCACCAAGGTGGCGCTGGTCGGCTTGGGGCTGGGCGGTTTGCTGCTGAGTGGGCTGAAATTCCCTTCGCTGGATGCGATGGCTGCGTTGCTGCTGCTGGGGTTTGCGTTCAAGTCGCTGGAAGTGTTGCAACGGCGCGATGCGATTGTGGTGATTTTCATCGGTTATTTTCTGGTGGCGCTGCAATTCTTGTATACGCAGTCGATGCTGGCGGCTTTGTACGGCTTTCTGTCGATGGTGGTGTTGACCGGGGCGCTGGTCGGGGCGCAGCAGTCGGTGGTGGAGTTTTCCACCGGACAGAATGTGCGTTTCAACCTGAGGCTGGCGCTGTTCATGCTGCTGCAATGCCTGCCGCTGATGGTGGTGATTTTCGTGTTTGCGCCGCGTTTGCCGCCACTATGGTCCTTGCCGTTGAGCACCGGCCAAGCCAAGACCGGCATCACCGACCACATGGCTCCCGGCGACATCGAGAAGCTGGGCAAGTCGGATGAGCTGGCGTTCCGCGTCACCTTCAAGGGGCAACGCCCGGCGCAGCACGAACTGTACTGGCGCGGGTTGGTGCTGAACCATTTCGACGGCCGTGAGTGGCGGCAGTTTGAGCAGGATTATGACCTGCCGGCATTGCGGGGCGCGCTGCACACCAGTTACCGCTGGCGTCCCGGCAATGTGCAGGCGCAGGGTGAAGCCATTGCCTATGAAGCCATCTACGAAAAGACCGGGCAGCCGTGGCTGTTCACGCTGACGCCTGCCATGCAGGTGGAGGGCGAGGTCATGCAGGGCGCGGATTACCGGGTGATGGCGCGTCAGGAATTACAAGCGCCTTTCCTGCTGAAAGCGGTCAGTTACCCGCAGGCGCTGCGCGATGTGCAACTCGACCCGTATTTGCGGCGTCTGGCCTTGCTGCTGCCTGCCAGTGGCGACGCGCGCAGCCGCGATCTGGCCAGACGCCTGTGGCAGGAAACCGGCAATCCGCAAGCCTATCTGGCCAAGGTGCTGGAACGCTTCCATACCCGTGGTTACGAATACACCCTGAACCCGCCTACCCTGGGCGATAGCGACACCATTGACGGCTTCCTGTTTGATTCGCAGCGCGGGTTTTGCGCCCATTACGCGGGCAGTTTCGTGTTCCTGATGCGGGCAGTGGGGATTCCGGCGCGGGTGGTGGTCGGCTATCAGGGCGGCGAATGGAATGAGGCTGGCCAATACCTGGCTGTCCACCAGTATGACGCCCACGCCTGGGCGGAAGTGTGGCTGCCGGAAACCGGCTGGCAGCGGGTCGACCCCACCACCGTGGTTGCCCCCAGCCGTGCCGAACAGGGGCTGGAAGCGGCAGTGCAAGCGGAAGGCAGCTTCTTGGCGGATTCACCGTTTTCCACCCGCAAGATTGCCTGGCTCAACGGCGTGCGCCAGCAACTGGATGCGGTGCAATACGGTTGGCGGCGCTGGGTACTGGGCTACGACCAGGAGGAACAAGCCGCGCTGTTGAAATCCATGCTGGGTAGCCTGTCGGTGGTCAAGGTGGCACTACTGGCAGGTAGCCTGTTCTCGGCGATTGCCATTAGCTGGCTGGTACTGCTGGGTATGGCACGGAGGCGGCCACGCGAAGCACTGGAACACCGGCTTTACCGGCAGTTTTGCGCTGCGCTGGCCAAGCGCGGGGTGCAGCGGAGTCCAGGCGATGCGCCGGGTGTTTTTGCCGACGAAGCTGCGGCTGCCTTGCCCCGGCTGGCGGACAGCATCCGCGAGTTTACACAGGTCTATGAAGGGATTTGTTATGCGCCGGATGCCACTGCGCGCGCTTCCACCCGGCAGCTTAAGGCGCTGTTACGCAAGCTCAGCTAG